The proteins below come from a single Dermacentor albipictus isolate Rhodes 1998 colony chromosome 7, USDA_Dalb.pri_finalv2, whole genome shotgun sequence genomic window:
- the LOC135904409 gene encoding glucose-6-phosphatase 3-like → MDAMYTAGAHMTKHLQENFEGYDRFFSWVSSVADPPRNVLWYYPIALTFSTPLGIRILIASSCSEFLNVAIKWVLNEHRPFWYVKLKSDVGIQLAQTPQTCETGPGSPSGHVMITAAVLYVVIRYALSCVDKTRHPRRRYIKVIVWPAYVCYLTAVGASRVFIGAHFPHQVILGFAMGVTTGYFLERFDIDQWYYPEFVTLSGLMAMTCATVFTGFMALGVDPQHTVHLALEACDDPRYVNISSTVLYSMMRNIACPLGVGIAMSRPNFGKVMEGAKRAPVWAKLLAGLAGVGIGRILLACPLPKRELGIYAGALIQFCFFSFAISYGIPYVLYKNYKQVNKVLATPPKKKDSSSSSSSDEE, encoded by the coding sequence ATGGACGCCATGTACACGGCTGGCGCGCACATGACCAAGCACCTGCAAGAGAATTTCGAAGGCTATGACCGCTTCTTCTCGTGGGTTTCGTCCGTGGCCGACCCGCCGCGCAACGTGCTCTGGTACTATCCGATCGCATTAACGTTTAGCACTCCACTCGGCATCCGTATCCTCATCGCGTCATCGTGCTCCGAGTTCCTAAACGTCGCCATCAAGTGGGTGTTGAACGAGCACCGGCCCTTTTGGTACGTCAAACTCAAGTCGGACGTGGGCATCCAGCTCGCGCAGACGCCTCAGACGTGCGAGACGGGTCCGGGCTCGCCGTCCGGACACGTCATGATCACTGCGGCCGTGCTGTACGTCGTGATCCGCTACGCTCTCAGCTGCGTCGACAAGACCCGCCATCCACGGCGCCGGTACATCAAGGTGATCGTGTGGCCCGCTTACGTCTGCTACCTGACCGCCGTCGGCGCGTCTCGAGTCTTCATTGGGGCGCACTTCCCGCACCAGGTGATACTGGGCTTCGCTATGGGCGTCACGACGGGCTACTTCCTGGAGCGATTCGACATCGACCAGTGGTACTACCCCGAGTTCGTGACCCTCAGCGGTCTCATGGCCATGACGTGCGCCACTGTGTTCACCGGCTTCATGGCGCTCGGAGTCGACCCGCAGCACACGGTTCACCTGGCGCTCGAGGCCTGCGACGACCCTCGCTACGTCAACATCAGCTCGACGGTCCTCTACAGCATGATGCGCAACATCGCGTGCCCCTTGGGGGTCGGCATCGCCATGTCGAGGCCCAACTTCGGCAAGGTGATGGAAGGCGCGAAGCGGGCGCCCGTGTGGGCCAAGCTGCTGGCGGGACTGGCAGGCGTTGGCATCGGACGCATCTTGCTCGCCTGTCCGCTGCCCAAGCGGGAGTTGGGCATCTATGCCGGAGCGTTGATCCAGTTCTGCTTCTTCTCCTTCGCCATCAGCTACGGGATCCCCTACGTCCTGTACAAGAACTATAAGCAGGTCAACAAAGTTCTCGCGACACCTCCGAAAAAGAAGGACTCCTCTTCCAGTTCTTCCTCGGATGAGGAGTAA